In Hirundo rustica isolate bHirRus1 chromosome 2, bHirRus1.pri.v3, whole genome shotgun sequence, one genomic interval encodes:
- the LOC131378498 gene encoding uncharacterized protein LOC131378498 — MIRELESQGVVSKTHSPFNSPIWPVRKPDGEWRLTVDYRALNEVTPPLSAAVPDMLELQYELESKAAKWYATIDIANAFFSIPLAAECRPQFAFTWRGVQYTWNRLPQGWKHSPTICHGLIQAVLEKGEAPEHLQYIDDIIVWGNTAAEVFEKGKKIIQILLEAGFAIKKSKVKGPAHEIQFLGIKWQDGRRQIPTEVINKITAMSPPTNKKETQAFLGAIGFWRMHIPEYSQIVSPLYLVTRKKNDFHWGPEQQQAFAQIKQEIAHAVALGPVRTGPDVKNVLYSAAGNNGLSWSLWQKVPGETRGRPLGFWSRSYRGSEANYTPTEKEILAAYEGVQAASEVIGTETQLLLAPRLPVLGWMFKGEVPSTHHATDATWSKWIALITQRARMGKLNRPGILEIITNWPEGENFGLTDEEQEQVTRAEEAPPYNQLPAEETHYALFTDGSCRIVGMNRKWKAAVWSPTRQVAEATEGEGGSSQLAELKAVQLALDIAEREGWPRLYLYTDSWMVANALWGWLRRWKEANWQRGGKPIWAAKEWKDIATRVERLPVKVRHVDAHIPKSRANEEHRNNEQVDRAAKIEVSKIDLDWEHKGELFLARWAHDASGHQGRDATYKWARDRGVDLTMDSISQVIHDCETCAAIKQAKRVKPLWYGGRWSKYKYGEAWQVDYITLPQTRQGKRYVLTMVEATTGWLETYPVPHATARNTILGLEKQVLWRHGTPREN, encoded by the coding sequence gacatgctggaactccagtacgagctggagtccaaggcagcaaagtggtacgccacaattgacattgctaatgcctttttctccattcctctggctgcagaatgcaggcctcagtttgctttcacctggaggggcgtgcagtacacctggaaccgactgccccaggggtggaaacacagccccaccatctgccatggactgatccaggctgtactggaaaagggtgaggctccggaacatctacagtacatcgatgacatcattgtgtgggggaacacagcagcagaagtgtttgagaagggaaagaaaatcatccagatcctcctggaagctggtttcgctatcaagaagagtaaagttaagggaccagctcatgagatccagttcctgggaataaagtggcaagatggacggcggcagattcccactgaggtcatcaacaagattacagcgatgtccccaccaaccaataagaaggagacacaagctttcctaggtgctataggtttctggaggatgcatattcccgagtatagtcagattgtgagccctctctacctggtcacccgcaaaaagaatgatttccactggggccctgagcagcagcaagcctttgcccagatcaagcaggagatcgctcatgcggtagcccttggcccagtcaggacgggaccagatgtgaagaacgtgctctactcagcagccgggaacaatggcctgtcctggagcctttggcagaaggtgcctggggagactcgaggccgacccctgggattctggagccgaagctacagagggtctgaagccaattacaccccaactgagaaggaaatcttagcagcctatgaaggagttcaagccgcttcggaggtgattggtacagagacgcaactcctcctggcacctcgactgcctgtgctagggtggatgttcaaaggggaggttccctccacccatcatgccactgatgccacatggagcaagtggattgctcttattacgcagcgcgcccgtatgggtaaactgaatcgccctgggattttggaaataattaccaattggcctgagggtgaaaactttggcctcacagatgaagaacaagagcaagtgacacgggctgaagaggctccaccatacaaccaactgccagcagaggagacgcattatgcccttttcactgacggttcctgtcgtattgtagggatgaaccggaagtggaaagcagccgtgtggagccccacacgacaggttgctgaggccactgaaggagagggtggatcaagtcaacttgcagaactcaaggctgttcaattggccttggatattgctgaaagagaagggtggccgaggctctacctctataccgattcatggatggtagccaatgctctgtggggatggctgaggaggtggaaagaggctaattggcagcgtggagggaaaccaatttgggctgctaaggagtggaaagacattgctaccagggtagagagactacctgtgaaagtccgccacgtagatgcccacatccccaagagtagagctaatgaggaacatcgaaacaatgagcaggtagatcgggcagcaaaaatagaggtctcaaagattgatttagattgggaacacaagggagagttgttcctagctcgatgggcccatgatgcctcaggccatcagggtagagatgccacctataagtgggcccgagaccgaggggtggatctaaccatggacagtatttctcaggttatccatgactgtgagacgtgtgctgccatcaagcaggccaagcgggtgaagccgctatggtatggcgggcgatggtccaagtataagtacggggaagcctggcaggttgactacatcacccttccccaaacccgccaaggcaagcgctacgtgctcacaatggtggaagccaccacggggtggctggagacctaccctgtgccccatgctactgcccgaaacaccatcctgggccttgaaaagcaagtcctgtggaggcatggtaccccccgagagaattga